One region of Rhodocaloribacter litoris genomic DNA includes:
- a CDS encoding glycosyltransferase family 2 protein, producing the protein MHVRLVETLQPHSTRPGRRETVAFVIPLYNEEEVLPVLIREVEAYRAAHPEVTEVVLVDDGSTDGTASLIRSLTEGRPGYVLLRFSRNFGHQLAITAGMHCVSADAAVVLDGDLQDPLDVVTQMIEKWRQGFDVVYGIRRERHGDGLLKRWTARLFYRLFQHLTDVDAPLDAGDFRLVSRPVLDAYRQIEEHQPYVRGLIAWLGFNQTGVFYDRPPRAAGRSKYPLRRSLRLAFDGIASFSVRPLRYAVRLGLLVAALSVIGLVWVLLAKYAFGNTIPGWSSLIFAAFFFGGLQLFFLGVVGSYLARVYEEVKARPRYVVRERWVSEPAEASPAAGREPETARVRS; encoded by the coding sequence ATGCACGTACGGCTTGTGGAGACCCTGCAACCCCATAGCACCCGGCCCGGCCGGCGGGAGACCGTCGCCTTCGTCATTCCGCTTTACAACGAGGAGGAGGTCCTGCCGGTCCTGATCCGTGAGGTAGAGGCCTACCGGGCGGCCCATCCGGAAGTGACCGAGGTCGTCCTGGTCGACGACGGCAGCACCGACGGCACGGCCTCGCTCATCCGTTCCCTGACCGAAGGGCGTCCGGGTTATGTGTTGCTCCGTTTCTCGCGCAACTTCGGGCACCAGCTCGCCATCACCGCCGGGATGCACTGCGTCTCGGCCGATGCGGCCGTCGTTCTCGACGGAGACCTGCAAGATCCCCTCGACGTGGTCACGCAGATGATCGAGAAGTGGCGCCAGGGCTTCGATGTGGTCTACGGCATCCGCCGGGAACGGCACGGGGACGGTCTGCTGAAACGGTGGACCGCCCGCCTTTTCTACCGTCTCTTCCAGCACCTGACGGACGTGGACGCCCCGCTCGATGCCGGGGATTTCCGGCTCGTCTCGCGTCCCGTGCTCGATGCCTACCGGCAGATCGAGGAACACCAGCCCTATGTGCGCGGCCTCATCGCCTGGCTGGGGTTCAACCAGACGGGGGTGTTCTACGACCGCCCGCCGCGTGCGGCCGGACGGAGCAAGTACCCGCTGCGCAGGAGCCTGCGCCTGGCTTTCGACGGCATCGCGTCGTTCTCCGTGCGTCCTCTTCGCTACGCCGTCCGCCTCGGCCTGCTCGTGGCCGCGCTTTCCGTAATCGGCCTCGTGTGGGTGCTGCTGGCGAAGTATGCCTTTGGCAACACCATCCCCGGCTGGTCCTCGCTGATCTTTGCCGCGTTTTTCTTCGGCGGGTTGCAGCTTTTTTTCCTCGGGGTGGTGGGGTCGTATCTGGCCCGGGTGTACGAGGAGGTGAAGGCCCGGCCCCGGTACGTCGTGCGCGAGCGCTGGGTGTCGGAGCCGGCGGAGGCGTCGCCTGCGGCCGGGCGAGAGCCCGAGACGGCCCGTGTTCGTTCCTGA
- the mtnA gene encoding S-methyl-5-thioribose-1-phosphate isomerase gives MLIPPLRWNDEAGCVDLLDQTRLPVEEVWLRIETPEAMAEAIGRLRVRGAPAIGIAAAYGVVLALRGPGVVDPHAAVEAAATRLAATRPTAVNLFGALERMRRVAAAHPEAGPETLHAMLLAEARALEAEDRAAGRRIGEYGLSLLEDGMTVLTHCHAGGVATSGYGTALAPLLLAHERGRRLSAFVDETRPLLQGSRITAWELQRAGIPVTLITDGMAAHVMQQGRIDAVLVGADRIAANGDVANKIGTYGLAVLARAHGVPFYVFAPRSTLDPDTPDGAGIVIEERDPREVTHGFGRPTAPDGVRVYNPAFDVTPARLVTAIVTEEGVLRPPYGPALAALFAGHAV, from the coding sequence ATGCTGATACCCCCGTTGCGATGGAATGACGAGGCAGGTTGCGTCGACCTGCTGGATCAGACCCGGCTGCCGGTCGAGGAGGTCTGGTTGCGGATTGAGACGCCGGAGGCGATGGCGGAGGCGATCGGCCGGTTGCGGGTGCGCGGAGCGCCGGCCATCGGCATCGCGGCGGCCTACGGGGTGGTGCTGGCCCTGCGGGGGCCCGGCGTGGTCGATCCGCACGCCGCGGTGGAGGCGGCGGCGACGCGGCTGGCCGCCACGCGCCCGACGGCGGTGAACCTGTTCGGGGCCCTCGAGCGGATGCGCCGGGTGGCGGCCGCACACCCGGAAGCCGGGCCGGAGACCCTGCACGCGATGTTGCTGGCCGAGGCCCGGGCCCTCGAGGCGGAGGACCGGGCCGCCGGGCGCCGGATCGGCGAGTATGGCCTGTCGCTGCTGGAGGACGGGATGACCGTCCTGACGCACTGTCATGCCGGCGGGGTGGCCACCTCGGGCTACGGGACGGCCCTGGCCCCGCTACTCCTGGCGCACGAGCGCGGCCGGCGGCTGTCCGCCTTCGTGGACGAGACGAGGCCACTCCTGCAGGGCAGCCGCATCACCGCGTGGGAGTTGCAGCGCGCCGGCATCCCGGTCACGCTCATCACCGACGGCATGGCGGCCCACGTCATGCAGCAGGGCCGCATCGATGCCGTCCTCGTCGGGGCCGACCGCATCGCCGCCAACGGCGACGTCGCCAACAAGATCGGCACCTACGGCCTGGCCGTGCTCGCCCGTGCCCACGGTGTTCCGTTTTACGTCTTTGCCCCGCGCTCTACCCTCGACCCGGATACGCCGGACGGGGCCGGCATCGTCATCGAGGAACGGGACCCGCGCGAGGTGACCCATGGCTTCGGCCGGCCGACGGCCCCCGACGGCGTGCGGGTCTATAACCCGGCCTTCGACGTGACTCCCGCCCGCCTGGTGACGGCGATCGTCACCGAAGAAGGGGTGCTGCGCCCGCCCTACGGCCCCGCACTCGCGGCGCTCTTCGCCGGGCACGCCGTTTGA
- a CDS encoding energy transducer TonB family protein, translating into MRKNDWFGLGASILVHLLLLLAFSFMTVVASEEQPIGFIEVEFGPLAQGRPVQKAEATRPAPVEEPKRPRPEVEQQVASTPPEKVKPVDLPDQPEVADEEQVETPEAETIAPEKRNNPEPVKKTEPQPRPDPVQPLGGGARDGSSGAPEGDAGAAADERKTAPFQIEGLNRIPTVTALPAYVEKVNAVISVRITVDPQGRIVQRIPLIKGNPALEQAVMDALLRWRFNPLPPNAPQENQTGVITFRFRLE; encoded by the coding sequence ATGAGAAAGAACGACTGGTTCGGGCTGGGCGCGAGCATCCTGGTGCATCTGCTGCTTCTCCTGGCCTTTTCCTTTATGACGGTGGTGGCCTCCGAAGAACAGCCGATCGGCTTCATCGAAGTGGAGTTCGGGCCGCTGGCACAGGGACGGCCCGTGCAGAAGGCGGAGGCGACGCGGCCGGCGCCGGTGGAGGAGCCGAAGCGACCCCGGCCGGAGGTGGAGCAGCAGGTGGCCTCCACCCCGCCGGAAAAGGTCAAGCCCGTCGATCTGCCGGATCAACCGGAAGTGGCCGATGAAGAGCAGGTCGAGACGCCCGAGGCCGAGACCATTGCACCGGAGAAGCGGAACAACCCGGAGCCGGTCAAGAAGACGGAACCGCAGCCCCGCCCCGATCCGGTCCAGCCGCTGGGCGGCGGGGCCCGGGACGGCTCCAGCGGCGCGCCCGAAGGCGATGCCGGCGCGGCGGCGGACGAGCGCAAGACGGCGCCTTTCCAGATCGAGGGCCTCAACCGCATCCCCACGGTCACGGCCCTGCCGGCCTACGTCGAGAAGGTGAATGCCGTCATCAGCGTCCGCATCACGGTGGATCCGCAGGGCCGCATCGTACAGCGCATTCCGCTCATCAAGGGCAATCCGGCACTCGAACAGGCCGTGATGGACGCGCTTCTGCGCTGGCGGTTCAACCCCCTCCCGCCGAACGCTCCACAGGAGAACCAGACCGGCGTGATTACCTTCCGTTTCCGCCTGGAATGA
- a CDS encoding RsmB/NOP family class I SAM-dependent RNA methyltransferase produces the protein MIEANRTQDLPVFTPFERYRPIVDDWDAFIEALARPLPTCVWTNTLRTDPHRVEAQLRAAGFPVTPLRWRPGAFRLPPDADPANLPGYLAGFFHIQEEASMLPVRLLDPRPGGRDPRPMRLLDLCAAPGNKTAEMAVALRNGGTIVANDVSRSRLNVLRTTLDRLGLLNVSVTRCDAAGFPLEAGPFDGILCDVPCSCEGTVRRHPGVVGQSGPAFSARMHRRQRRILARAVRLLRPGGRLVYATCTFAPEENELVVAHVLRHFGDELTVCPITLEGLHTTPGLTCWNGQSLPASLRHTRRLWPHHNDTGGFFVALLEKKDLSGRQAIRPVPTGMIPNPDEAPPELAFLHERFGFPEDLFAAYAFHRPNKKYLAITSRDHDPPERPAPQHRGLFLLKTSLRHPKLTTGAAQVFGPHATRNVVHLNRADLTAYLNRETIRLPREALEPGVHAPGCTGFGYVLVRHEDMTFGLALLKPDDEGAWLKSLFPKTWAGIRAPFGPFS, from the coding sequence ATGATCGAAGCCAACCGGACACAGGACCTCCCCGTTTTCACCCCGTTCGAGCGCTACCGGCCCATCGTGGACGACTGGGATGCCTTCATCGAGGCGCTGGCCCGTCCCCTGCCGACGTGTGTGTGGACCAACACGCTTCGCACGGACCCGCACCGCGTCGAGGCGCAGTTGCGGGCGGCGGGCTTCCCCGTGACCCCGCTCCGCTGGCGCCCGGGGGCCTTCCGCCTCCCGCCCGACGCCGACCCAGCCAACCTGCCCGGCTACCTGGCCGGCTTTTTCCACATTCAGGAGGAGGCCTCGATGCTGCCTGTCCGGCTGCTCGACCCCCGGCCCGGTGGACGCGACCCACGTCCGATGCGCCTCCTCGACCTCTGTGCGGCCCCCGGCAACAAGACCGCCGAGATGGCCGTGGCCCTGCGCAACGGCGGCACGATCGTGGCCAACGATGTCAGCCGCTCACGGCTGAACGTGCTGCGTACGACCCTCGACCGGCTGGGCCTGCTCAACGTATCCGTCACCCGGTGCGACGCCGCCGGCTTCCCGCTGGAGGCCGGCCCGTTCGACGGGATCCTCTGTGACGTGCCATGCTCCTGCGAAGGCACCGTGCGGAGGCATCCGGGCGTCGTGGGCCAGTCCGGCCCCGCCTTCAGCGCACGGATGCACCGGCGCCAGCGCCGCATCCTGGCCCGGGCCGTCCGTCTCCTTCGCCCCGGCGGGCGGCTCGTCTACGCCACGTGCACGTTCGCTCCGGAGGAGAACGAGCTGGTCGTGGCCCACGTGCTCCGGCACTTCGGAGACGAGCTCACCGTTTGCCCGATCACGCTCGAAGGGCTCCATACCACCCCCGGCCTGACGTGCTGGAACGGGCAGTCCCTCCCGGCGTCCCTCCGCCACACCCGCCGCCTGTGGCCCCACCACAACGACACCGGGGGCTTCTTCGTGGCCCTGCTCGAAAAAAAGGATCTCTCCGGCAGGCAGGCAATCCGGCCGGTACCCACCGGGATGATCCCGAACCCGGACGAAGCCCCCCCGGAACTTGCCTTCCTCCACGAACGCTTCGGGTTTCCCGAAGACCTCTTCGCGGCATATGCCTTTCATCGCCCGAACAAAAAATACCTCGCCATCACCTCGCGGGATCATGACCCGCCGGAACGACCGGCACCGCAGCACCGTGGCCTGTTTCTGCTCAAAACCTCGCTGCGCCACCCGAAGCTGACCACCGGGGCGGCACAGGTCTTCGGTCCGCACGCGACGCGCAACGTCGTCCACCTGAACCGGGCCGATCTGACGGCCTACCTGAACCGGGAGACGATCCGCCTGCCGCGCGAGGCCCTCGAACCCGGTGTGCATGCGCCGGGATGCACCGGCTTCGGATACGTGCTCGTCCGGCACGAAGACATGACGTTCGGCCTCGCGCTCCTCAAACCCGACGACGAGGGAGCCTGGCTCAAGAGCCTCTTTCCGAAAACCTGGGCCGGCATCCGGGCCCCCTTCGGCCCGTTCTCCTGA
- a CDS encoding TonB-dependent receptor encodes MRHWPLFAFVLLASCLRTTRAQPATLVLDAETLEAAGVVRLTDLLPLIDAWQAVSLEGYTAALSAGGLAPFQAQAWTVMIDGHPVSPASPGSASLNTLPLHVLQIDSVTVVSRPVVVNGVPATAGLLHLHTRRPPGGLHLRAHAAAGNEIDDPGPFRYTPLATPNIDRIGPTYLVETSYARSRWFVRAAFVADEHHATDERIAKRVKGLYREPKPPRLMLLAGHVSAALSGRRGYHHVFAGYSRFRDLRFLAPLGRELPLEQHLLTGGIAGNTAPARPTGLRYRFSLSTLELGPRPNRRNLIPGWQRQHGEGFIEIRSGRPGVHLALGAIATYRHTSTSDPLDAPTAFVPRLHARVAVRPKPSWNLEGMLLLAHHTSRPGQPDRLGTSALVTTTIRPRPSHTIMLALAYLRHGIEEDNRPWYDVARGYAFFRRAGAEVVLPPSLPDGRTLTADLGWSWQVPSFRIEAAAFYRRFLDHHLAGHVFGVDPESPGFHTSTRVYAGVSGHLLGSTIRLRHRLDLLLDQTLGYTVLHPVPGNDAAFRQAWASAARHQVVYRTRFSPHPRLCFFGTIRFTSGTRWPAFASVGPSARRPAYLLADLGLQKRLWQEHLRLHLALRNLTNTSYRPHPAGAVTHLSLFAQIEARF; translated from the coding sequence ATGAGGCACTGGCCGTTGTTCGCCTTCGTGCTGCTGGCCTCCTGCCTGCGTACGACCCGCGCCCAGCCGGCAACCCTGGTCCTCGACGCCGAGACGCTCGAGGCGGCCGGCGTCGTGCGCCTGACGGATCTTCTCCCCCTGATCGACGCATGGCAGGCCGTCTCCCTGGAAGGGTATACCGCTGCGCTCTCGGCCGGCGGGCTGGCTCCTTTCCAGGCCCAGGCCTGGACCGTGATGATCGACGGTCACCCTGTCAGCCCGGCTTCACCGGGCAGTGCCTCCCTGAACACCCTGCCCCTGCACGTCCTCCAGATCGACAGCGTGACCGTCGTGAGCCGGCCCGTGGTCGTCAACGGTGTGCCGGCCACAGCCGGGCTGTTGCACCTGCACACCCGCCGACCGCCGGGCGGTCTCCACCTGCGGGCGCACGCCGCCGCCGGCAACGAGATCGACGATCCCGGCCCCTTTCGCTACACACCCCTGGCGACTCCCAACATCGATCGCATCGGTCCGACCTACCTGGTCGAGACGAGCTATGCCCGTTCCCGCTGGTTCGTCCGGGCCGCCTTCGTGGCCGACGAGCACCACGCCACCGACGAACGCATCGCCAAACGGGTGAAAGGACTGTACCGGGAACCCAAACCGCCCCGGCTCATGCTTCTGGCCGGCCATGTGTCCGCCGCTCTCTCCGGCCGCCGGGGCTATCATCACGTCTTCGCCGGCTATTCCCGCTTCCGGGACCTGCGCTTTCTGGCGCCGCTGGGCCGGGAGCTACCCCTGGAGCAACACCTTCTCACCGGCGGAATCGCCGGCAACACCGCCCCGGCCCGTCCGACCGGCCTGCGTTACCGGTTCAGCCTCTCCACCCTCGAACTCGGCCCACGCCCCAACCGCCGCAACCTGATCCCGGGATGGCAACGGCAGCACGGGGAGGGATTCATCGAGATACGTTCCGGCCGGCCCGGGGTGCACCTGGCGCTGGGCGCAATCGCCACCTATCGCCACACCTCCACGAGCGATCCCCTCGATGCCCCCACCGCCTTCGTACCACGCCTCCACGCCCGGGTCGCCGTCCGGCCCAAACCGTCCTGGAACCTGGAGGGCATGCTCCTCCTGGCACACCACACCAGCCGGCCGGGACAGCCCGACCGCCTGGGAACGAGCGCCCTGGTCACGACCACGATCCGGCCCCGCCCGTCCCACACCATCATGCTCGCCTTGGCCTATCTCCGGCACGGCATCGAGGAAGACAACCGCCCGTGGTATGACGTCGCCCGGGGCTATGCCTTCTTCCGCCGGGCCGGTGCAGAGGTCGTTCTGCCCCCCTCCCTCCCGGATGGAAGAACACTCACGGCCGACCTGGGCTGGTCCTGGCAGGTCCCGTCGTTTCGCATCGAGGCGGCCGCCTTCTACCGGCGCTTCCTCGACCACCACCTTGCCGGCCACGTCTTCGGGGTGGACCCGGAAAGCCCCGGCTTCCACACCTCCACCCGTGTATATGCCGGCGTGAGCGGGCATCTCCTGGGCAGCACGATCCGGCTCCGGCACCGTCTCGATCTGCTGCTCGACCAGACCCTGGGCTACACCGTCCTGCACCCGGTTCCCGGAAACGATGCCGCGTTCCGGCAGGCATGGGCCTCCGCCGCACGGCACCAGGTCGTTTACCGGACCCGCTTCTCTCCCCATCCACGCCTCTGTTTTTTTGGAACCATACGGTTCACCTCCGGTACGCGATGGCCCGCCTTCGCCTCGGTGGGACCGTCCGCCAGACGCCCGGCCTACCTGCTGGCCGATCTGGGACTGCAAAAGCGCCTGTGGCAGGAACACCTGCGCCTGCACCTGGCGCTTCGCAACCTGACGAACACGTCCTACCGGCCGCACCCCGCCGGGGCCGTCACCCACCTGAGTCTCTTTGCACAGATCGAGGCCCGATTCTGA
- a CDS encoding capsule assembly Wzi family protein, protein MLKRSGSLLLCLWLGMMLAREGMAQPNRFLPTGDVAYQYLNRLQRRGLLPSLHPTALPYRQGDVAAALDELDRNTLAPVEAHWVAMLEALLGRAAPGDDEAVAGLDLDAGLDAANTRRLDPLRPLGDAVHAYEHIALRFFLDDGPFVGQLGLRHDLYYDRDPDGLDAVKRLLTRSEESYAGWHTGPASIYLGRLAHHWGLPGETAVVLSDNPRSYDLIAFRLGGQRLSLRSLLGELDSITADGRYTGIAGDDSVRAGSERRYLAAHRFDWRPSENVLLSLMESALYSGAGSGLSLKYLNPLHPFLFVVDNRPKNDENNGLFAGLLWFRLGRVTVHGQLLMDDFDVLNATEPASFALAGSLVYTARTFDLGGTLDVIAARTYNTIQPEGRYLYLLRGLATQFSDYVHAALFADLYPVPALTVSPRLHYLAQGERDIRQPFPRNEEQVPTLLDGTVEHTARAAVEVFYQHDPRWWLRVDLGVNVTKNRGAVRGHDETRFAGAVAFGLRLGLRRTFRLHSF, encoded by the coding sequence ATGCTCAAACGCAGCGGATCGCTCTTGCTTTGCCTGTGGCTGGGGATGATGCTCGCCCGGGAAGGGATGGCCCAGCCGAACCGTTTCCTTCCCACCGGGGACGTGGCCTACCAGTACCTGAACCGCCTGCAGCGGCGCGGTCTCCTGCCGTCCCTGCACCCGACGGCGCTGCCCTACCGGCAGGGCGACGTCGCGGCCGCCCTGGACGAACTGGACCGGAACACCCTGGCACCCGTCGAAGCGCACTGGGTCGCCATGCTGGAGGCCCTCCTCGGCCGGGCCGCGCCCGGCGACGACGAGGCGGTCGCCGGCCTCGACCTCGACGCCGGCCTCGACGCCGCCAACACGCGACGCCTCGACCCGCTGCGCCCCCTCGGCGACGCGGTGCATGCCTACGAGCACATCGCCCTGCGCTTCTTCCTGGACGACGGCCCGTTCGTGGGCCAGCTTGGCCTGCGGCACGACCTGTACTACGACCGGGACCCGGACGGCCTCGATGCCGTGAAGCGACTGCTGACCCGGAGCGAGGAAAGCTACGCCGGGTGGCACACGGGCCCGGCCTCGATCTACCTGGGCCGCCTCGCCCACCACTGGGGCTTGCCCGGCGAGACGGCCGTCGTCCTGAGCGACAACCCCCGCAGCTACGACCTGATCGCCTTCCGCCTCGGCGGGCAGCGTCTCTCCCTCCGGAGCCTGCTCGGCGAGCTCGACAGCATCACCGCCGACGGCCGCTACACCGGCATCGCCGGGGACGACTCCGTCCGTGCCGGTAGCGAGCGACGCTACCTCGCCGCCCACCGCTTCGACTGGCGCCCCTCGGAGAACGTCCTGCTCAGCCTGATGGAGTCGGCCCTCTATTCCGGAGCGGGCAGCGGGCTCTCCCTCAAATACCTGAACCCGCTCCACCCTTTCCTGTTCGTCGTGGACAACCGGCCCAAGAACGACGAGAACAACGGCCTCTTCGCCGGGCTGCTCTGGTTCCGACTCGGCCGGGTGACGGTGCACGGCCAGCTCCTGATGGACGACTTCGACGTGCTCAACGCCACCGAGCCGGCCTCCTTCGCCCTGGCCGGCAGCCTGGTCTACACGGCCCGCACCTTCGACCTCGGCGGCACGCTCGACGTCATCGCCGCACGGACGTACAACACCATCCAGCCGGAAGGACGCTACCTCTACCTCCTGCGCGGCCTCGCCACCCAGTTCAGCGACTACGTGCACGCCGCCCTGTTCGCCGACCTCTACCCCGTCCCCGCCCTGACCGTCTCCCCGCGCCTGCACTACCTGGCACAGGGCGAGCGCGACATCCGGCAACCCTTCCCCCGAAACGAAGAGCAGGTGCCCACGCTCCTCGACGGCACCGTGGAACACACCGCACGCGCCGCCGTCGAGGTCTTCTACCAGCACGACCCCCGGTGGTGGCTCCGCGTCGACCTCGGTGTCAACGTCACGAAGAACCGCGGCGCCGTCCGGGGCCACGACGAAACCCGGTTCGCCGGCGCGGTGGCTTTCGGCCTGCGGCTGGGCCTGCGCCGGACCTTCCGCCTCCACAGCTTCTGA